One window from the genome of Hippoglossus hippoglossus isolate fHipHip1 chromosome 10, fHipHip1.pri, whole genome shotgun sequence encodes:
- the LOC117768880 gene encoding protocadherin beta-16-like isoform X46 yields the protein MGCFRFSLHDLAFIFLAVLPVNGDVSYSVPEEMKRGAVIGNIAKDLGLDLGRLSARKARIDTEDNGVKYCSVNLKTGDLVVQERIDREGLCAKKASCVLQQELVLENPLELHRISIRVQDINDNSPQFKEDSLKIEIRESAVKGAHFLLGEAHDGDIGENAVQGYSLQQNEHFKLNVNTKAGGRKYCELVLDKELDREEKEELMLLLTAFDGGSPQRSGTVVIHVTVLDANDNVPVFSQAVYKASLPENSPLDTLVTTISATDADDGLNSEVTYAFDHVSDENSNVFSLNPKTGEVRVAGAIDYEKVSSYEMQISAKDGLGLVSYVTLIIEVNDINDNSPVISLKSLTNPIPENASPGSEVGIVNVQDRDSENNRQVRCSIQQNVPFKLVPSIKNYYSLVTTGQLDRELVSDYNITITATDEGSPPLSSSKTVQLSVADINDNPPVFEELSYSAYVTENNKPGSTLCSVTARDPDWRQNGTVIYSLLPGEVNGAQVSSYVSVNGDTGVIHAVRSFDYEQFRSFKVHVMARDNGSPPLSSNVTVSVFISDVNDNSPQILYPAPEGNSFMTELVPKAAHGGSLVSKVIAVDADSGQNAWLSYHIVKSTDPGLFTIGVHSGEIRTQRDISESDSMKQNLIVTVKDNGQPSLSATCSMYLLISDNLAEVPELKDISYDEKNSKLTSYLIIALVSVSTFFLTFIIIILGVRFCRRRKPRLLFDGAVAIPSAYLPPNYADVDATGTLRSTYNYDAYLTTGSRTSDFKFVTSYNDNTLPADQTLRKSPSDFADAFGDCDSSPEVRPGVIFRSTH from the exons ATGGGATGCTTTAGATTCTCGCTGCACGACCTGGCTTTCATTTTTCTTGCCGTCCTCCCCGTCAATGGAGACGTGAGCTACTCTGTTCCGGAAGAGATGAAACGTGGAGCTGTAATCGGGAATATTGCAAAGGATCTGGGGCTTGACTTGGGCAGACTGTCCGCTCGCAAAGCCCGGATTGATACCGAGGACAACGGTGTTAAGTACTGCAGTGTAAATCTGAAGACCGGAGACTTGGTCGTACAGGAAAGGATCGACAGAGAAGGGCTTTGTGCGAAAAAGGCATCGTGCGTTCTACAACAGGAACTTGTGCTGGAAAATCCATTAGAGCTTCATCGTATTAGTATCCGTGTCCAGGATATTAACGATAATTCACCGCAGTTTAAGGAGGATTCACTTAAGATTGAAATTAGGGAATCGGCTGTCAAAGgtgcacattttcttttaggAGAAGCGCACGATGGAGACATTGGGGAAAATGCTGTTCAAGGTTACTCACTTCAGCAGAAcgaacattttaaattaaatgttaacaCGAAAGCAGGGGGAAGAAAATACTGTGAATTGGTCTTAGACAAAGAAttggacagagaggaaaaagaagagctTATGCTGTTGCTTACTGCATTTGATGGTGGCTCTCCTCAGAGATCAGGTACTGTAGTAATACACGTCACTGTGCTGGATGCTAATGATAATGTGCCAGTGTTTAGTCAGGCCGTTTATAAAGCTAGTCTGCCTGAAAACTCTCCTCTGGATACACTTGTTACCACCATAAGTGCAACTGACGCTGACGATGGTTTGAATAGTGAAGTCACGTATGCATTCGATCATGTTTCAGATGAAAATAGCAACGTGTTCTCTTTAAACCCCAAAACTGGAGAGGTGAGAGTAGCTGGAGCTATTGATTATGAGAAAGTGTCATCATATGAAATGCAGATCAGCGCCAAAGACGGTCTGGGATTAGTTTCTTATGTAACGTTAATAATTGAAGTTAATGATATAAATGACAACTCCCCAGTTATATCCCTGAAATCGCTGACTAACCCCATACCAGAGAACGCGTCACCTGGTTCAGAGGTGGGCATCGTTAACGTGcaggacagagactctgagaatAACAGACAGGTTCGCTGCTCCATTcaacaaaatgtcccttttaagtTAGTTCCTtctattaaaaactattattctCTGGTGACCACAGGACAACTGGACCGTGAACTAGTGTCAGATTACAACATTACAATCACTGCCACTGACGAGggctctccacctctgtcctcctctaaaACTGTTCAGTTATCTGTAGCTGACATCAACGACAACCCACCTGTGTTTGAGGAACTGTCCTACAGCGCatatgtgactgaaaataacaaacctggCTCCACGTTATGTTCCGTTACTGCTCGAGACCCCGACTGGAGACAAAACGGTACAGTGATTTATTCTCTCTTACCTGGGGAGGTGAACGGTGCACAGGTATCCTCCTACGTATCAGTTAACGGAGACACGGGGGTGATCCACGCTGTGAGGTCGTTTGATTATGAACAGTTCAGGAGCTTTAAAGTCCACGTGATGGCCAGAGACAACGGTTCTCCTCCCCTCAGCAGCAACGTGACCGTCAGCGTCTTCATATCGGATGTGAACGACAACTCTCCTCAGATACTGTACCCCGCCCCGGAGGGCAACTCCTTCATGACCGAGCTGGTCCCCAAAGCTGCACACGGAGGCTCTCTGGTGTCCAAAGTGATCGCGGTGGACGCGGACTCCGGACAGAACGCCTGGCTGTCCTATCATATAGTCAAATCCACTGATCCGGGACTTTTCACTATTGGTGTCCACAGCGGAGAGATCAGGACACAGCGGGACATTTCTGAGTCTGACAGCATGAAACAGAACCTCATTGTGACGGTGAAAGATAACGGAcagccctctctgtctgccacctgttccatgtatttacttatttctgaTAACTTGGCTGAGGTGCCAGAACTGAAGGACATTTCTTATGACGAGAAGAATTCAAAACTGACCTCTTACCTGATCATCGCGctggtctctgtctccaccttttTCCTGACCTTCATCATTATCATCCTGGGTGTGAGGTTTTGTCGCAGGAGAAAGCCCAGACTGTTATTTGATGGAGCTGTCGCCATCCCCAGCGCTTATCTCCCTCCTAATTACGCAGATGTTGATGCTACAGGAACTTTACGCAGCACTTACAACTATGACGCCTACCTGACAACAGGTTCTCGAACCAGTGACTTTAAATTCGTGACATCttacaatgacaacacactgccTGCTGACCAGACTCTGAGGAAAAGTCCTTCTGACTTTGCTGATGCCTTTGGAGACTGTGATTCTTCTCCTGAG GTAAGACCGGGTGTCATATTCCGCTCAACACATTAA
- the LOC117769768 gene encoding protocadherin beta-15-like produces the protein MGCFRFSLHGLAFIFLAALPVNGDVSYSVPEEMKRGAVIGNIAKDLGLDLGRLSARKARIDTEDNGVKYCSVNLKTGDLVVQERIDREGLCAKKASCVLKQELVLENPLELHRISIRVQDINDNSPQFKEETLKFEIREMAIKGSRFQLDEAHDGDIGENAVQGYSLQQNDHFKLNVKSKGTGRKYGELVLDKELDREDKKEIVLLLTAFDGGSPQRSGTVVLHVTVLDANDNLPVFSQAVYKASLPENSPADTLVITVTANDADEGVNGEVSYGFDHVSDENQVFLLNPKTGDVTVAGAIDYERESSYEMQISAKDGLGLASYTTLIIEVTDINDNAPVISLKSLTNPIPENVSPGTEVGIINVQDRDSENNRQVRCSIQQNVPFKLVPSIKNYYSLVTTGQLDRELVSDYNITITATDEGSPPLSSSKTVQLSVADINDNPPVFEEQSYSAYVTENNKPGSTLCSVTSRDPDWRQNGTVIYSLLPGEVNGASVSSYLSVNGDTGVIHAVRSFDYEQFRSFKVHVMARDNGSPPLSSNVTVSVFISDVNDNSPQILYPAPQGNSFMTELVPKAAHGGSLVSKVIAVDADSGQNAWLSYHIVKSTDPGLFTIGVHSGEIRTQRDISESDSMKQNLVVAVKDNGQPSLSATCSMYLLISDNLAEVPELKDISYDEKNSKLTSYLIIALVSVSTFFLTFIIIILGVRFCHRRKPRLLFDGAVAIPSAYLPPNYADVDGTGTLRSTYNYDTYLTTGSRTSDFKFVTSYNDNTLPADQTLRKSPSDFADAFGDSDSSPEWGA, from the exons ATGGGATGCTTTAGATTCTCGCTGCACGGCCTGGCTTTCATTTTTCTTGCCGCCCTCCCCGTCAATGGAGACGTGAGCTACTCTGTTCCGGAAGAGATGAAACGTGGAGCTGTAATCGGGAATATTGCAAAGGATCTGGGGCTTGATTTGGGCAGACTGTCCGCTCGCAAAGCCCGGATTGATACCGAGGACAACGGTGTTAAGTACTGCAGTGTAAATCTGAAGACCGGAGACTTGGTCGTACAAGAAAGGATCGACAGAGAAGGGCTCTGTGCGAAAAAGGCATCGTGTGTTCTGAAACAGGAACTTGTGCTGGAAAATCCATTAGAGCTGCATCGTATTAGTATCCGTGTCCAGGATATTAACGACAATTCACCGCAGTTTAAAGAAGAGACTCTAAAATTTGAAATTCGTGAAATGGCAATAAAGGGCTCGCGTTTTCAGCTGGATGAAGCGCACGATGGAGACATCGGAGAAAATGCTGTTCAGGGCTACTCACTACAGCAGAATGATCACTTCAAATTGAATGTTAAGTCAAAGGGCACTGGGAGAAAATATGGTGAATTAGTCTTAGACAAAGAATTAGACAGAGAGGACAAAAAAGAGATTGTGCTGTTGCTTACTGCGTTTGACGGTGGTTCTCCTCAGAGATCAGGTACTGTAGTACTTCACGTCACTGTACTTGATGCTAATGATAATCTACCAGTGTTTAGTCAGGCCGTTTATAAAGCCAGTCTGCCTGAAAACTCTCCTGCGGATACATTGGTGATAACTGTGACTGCAAATGATGCAGACGAGGGAGTGAACGGTGAAGTCAGTTACGGATTCGACCATGTTTCAGATGAAAACCAAGTTTTCTTACTAAACCCTAAAACTGGAGATGTAACAGTGGCTGGAGCTATTGATTATGAAAGAGAGTCGTCATATGAAATGCAGATCAGCGCCAAAGATGGTCTGGGATTGGCGTCATATACAACGTTAATTATTGAAGTTACTGATATAAATGATAACGCCCCAGTTATATCCCTGAAATCACTGACTAACCCCATACCAGAGAACGTGTCACCTGGTACAGAGGTGGGCATCATTAACGTGcaggacagagactctgagaatAACAGACAGGTTCGCTGCTCCATTcaacaaaatgtcccttttaagtTAGTTCCTtctattaaaaactattattctCTGGTGACCACAGGACAACTGGACCGTGAACTAGTGTCAGATTATAACATTACAATCACTGCCACTGACGAGggctctccacctctgtcctcctctaaaACTGTTCAGTTATCTGTAGCTGACATTAACGACAACCCACCTGTGTTTGAGGAACAGTCCTACAGCGCatatgtgactgaaaataacaaacctggCTCCACGTTATGTTCCGTTACTTCCCGAGACCCCGACTGGAGACAAAACGGTACAGTGATTTATTCTCTGTTACCTGGTGAGGTGAACGGTGCCTCGGTGTCCTCCTATCTATCAGTTAACGGAGACACGGGGGTGATCCACGCTGTGAGGTCGTTTGATTATGAACAGTTCAGGAGCTTTAAAGTCCACGTGATGGCCAGAGACAACGGTTCTCCTCCGCTCAGCAGCAACGTGACCGTCAGCGTCTTCATATCGGATGTGAACGACAACTCTCCTCAGATACTGTACCCCGCACCGCAGGGCAACTCCTTCATGACCGAGCTGGTCCCCAAAGCTGCACACGGAGGCTCTCTGGTGTCCAAAGTGATCGCGGTGGACGCGGACTCCGGACAGAACGCCTGGCTGTCCTATCATATAGTCAAATCCACTGATCCGGGACTTTTCACTATTGGTGTCCACAGCGGAGAGATCAGGACACAGCGGGACATTTCTGAATCTGACAGCATGAAACAGAACCTTGTTGTGGCGGTGAAAGATAACGGAcagccctctctgtctgccacctgctccatgtatttacttatttctgaTAACTTGGCTGAGGTGCCAGAGCTGAAGGACATTTCTTATGATGAGAAGAATTCAAAACTGACCTCTTACCTGATCATCGCGctggtctctgtctccacctttttcctgaccttcatcatcatcatcctgggtGTGAGGTTTTGTCACAGGAGAAAGCCCAGACTGTTGTTTGACGGAGCTGTCGCCATCCCCAGTGCTTATCTCCCTCCTAATTACGCAGATGTTGATGGCACAGGAACTTTACGCAGCACTTACAATTATGACACCTACCTGACAACAGGTTCTCGAACCAGTGACTTTAAGTTCGTGACATCttacaatgacaacacactgccTGCTGACCAGACTCTGAGGAAAAGTCCTTCTGACTTTGCTGATGCGTTTGGAGACAGTGATTCTTCTCCTGAG TGGG GCGCCTAA
- the LOC117768907 gene encoding protocadherin gamma-A12-like, with protein MDSKMILFQPRFVYFLLLFSHLAYGDMSYSFPEEMKRGSVIGNIAKDLGLQTGALSIRRARIDTDGTDERYCDINLNNGDLVVADRIDREGLCGGKASCILKHELVLENPLELHRISLHIQDINDNSPQFNEEIINIEIHESADKGARFLIEEAHDADVGQNSVQQYSLKKNDNFILAASGNTLELVLDKELDREKQGDMNLLLTALDGGSPQRSGTVVIHVTVLDANDNAPVFSQAVYKASLPENSPLDTVVVTVSATDADEGVNGDVTYDFGHVTEDVKKIFSIDRKLGDIRVIGAVDYESSSSFEIRVKAKDGFGLSSYAKVIISVTDVNDNAPVVNLKSLTNPIPEDTPHGTEVGIINVQDRDSDNNRQVRCSIQQNVPFKLVPSIKNYYSLVTTGQLDRELVSDYNITITATDEGSPPLSSSKTVQLSVADINDNPPVFEEQSYSAYVTENNKPGSTLCSVTARDPDWRQNGTVVYSLLPGEVNGALVSSYLSVNGDTGVIHAVRSFDYEQFRSFKVHVMARDNGSPPLSSNVTVSVFISDVNDNSPQILYPAPQGNSFMTELVPKAAHGGSLVSKVIAVDSDSGQNAWLSYHIVKSTDPGLFTIGVHSGEIRTQRDISESDSMKQNLIVAVKDNGQPSLSATCSMYLLISDNLAEVPELKDISYDEKNSKLTSYLIIALVSVSTFFLTFIIIILGVRFCRRRKPRLLFDGAVAIPSAYLPPNYADVDGTGTLRSTYNYDAYLTTGSRTSDFKFVTSYNDNTLPADQTLRKSPSDFADPFEDLNCSPEVGT; from the coding sequence ATGGATTCGAAGATGATCTTGTTTCAGCCGCGCTTCGTCTAtttcctccttcttttttcGCACCTCGCATACGGAGACATGAGCTATTCTTTCCCTGAGGAGATGAAGCGAGGATCGGTTATTGGGAATATAGCGAAGGACCTCGGGCTGCAAACGGGTGCGCTGTCTATCAGAAGAGCCCGCATTGACACCGACGGGACTGACGAACGTTATTGTGACATCAACCTGAACAACGGAGACCTGGTTGTTGCCGACAGGATTGACCGAGAGGGGCTTTGTGGCGGAAAGGCTTCGTGCATCCTAAAACACGAGCTTGTGCTGGAGAATCCACTCGAGCTCCATCGGATTAGTCTCCACATTCAGGATATTAATGATAACTCACCGCAGTTTAACGAAGAAATTATCAATATAGAAATTCATGAGTCGGCTGACAAGGGAGCTCGTTTTTTGATAGAGGAGGCGCACGATGCGGATGTAGGACAGAATTCAGTTCAACAATACAGCTTGAAGAAGAATGATAATTTCATTTTGGCTGCTAGTGGAAACACACTCGAGCTTGTTCTTGATAAGGAGCTTGATCGTGAAAAACAAGGGGACATGAATCTGCTCCTTACAGCTCTAGATGGTGGCTCTCCTCAGAGATCAGGTACCGTAGTTATACACGTCACTGTGCTGGATGCTAATGATAACGCCCCAGTGTTTAGCCAGGCCGTTTATAAAGCCAGTCTGCCTGAAAACTCTCCTTTGGATACTGTGGTGGTCACAGTGAGCGCGACTGATGCAGATGAGGGAGTGAATGGAGATGTGACTTATGACTTTGGACACGTTACTGAAGATGTGAAGAAAATATTTAGTATTGACCGTAAATTGGGTGATATTAGAGTAATCGGTGCTGTTGACTATGAAAGTAGTTCTTCATTTGAAATACGCGTTAAAGCGAAAGATGGGTTTGGTCTTTCATCTTATGCTAAGGTAATAATATCTGTCACTGATGTGAATGATAACGCCCCTGTTGTTAATTTGAAATCACTGACCAACCCCATACCAGAAGACACCCCACATGGTACAGAGGTGGGCATCATTAACGTGCAGGACAGAGACTCTGATAATAACAGACAGGTTCGCTGCTCGATTCAGCAAAATGTTCCTTTTAAGTTAGTTCCTTCgattaaaaactattattctCTGGTGACCACAGGACAACTGGACCGTGAACTAGTGTCAGATTACAACATTACAATCACTGCCACTGACGAGggctctccacctctgtcctcctctaaaACTGTTCAGTTATCTGTAGCTGACATCAACGACAACCCACCTGTGTTTGAGGAACAGTCCTACAGCGCATATgtaactgaaaataacaaacctggCTCCACTTTATGTTCCGTTACTGCTCGAGACCCCGACTGGAGACAAAACGGCACAGTGGTATATTCTCTGTTACCTGGTGAGGTGAACGGTGCCTTGGTGTCCTCCTATCTATCAGTTAACGGAGACACGGGGGTGATCCACGCTGTGAGGTCGTTTGATTATGAACAGTTCAGGAGCTTTAAAGTCCACGTGATGGCCAGAGACAACGGTTCTCCTCCGCTCAGCAGCAACGTGACCGTCAGCGTCTTCATATCGGATGTGAACGACAACTCTCCTCAGATACTGTACCCCGCCCCGCAGGGCAACTCCTTCATGACCGAGCTGGTCCCCAAAGCTGCACACGGAGGCTCTCTGGTGTCCAAAGTGATCGCGGTGGACTCGGACTCCGGACAGAACGCCTGGCTGTCCTATCACATAGTCAAATCCACTGATCCGGGACTTTTCACTATTGGTGTCCACAGCGGAGAGATCAGGACACAGCGGGACATTTCTGAATCTGACAGCATGAAACAGAACCTTATTGTGGCGGTGAAAGATAACGGAcagccctctctgtctgccacctgctccatgtatttacttatttctgaCAACTTGGCTGAGGTGCCAGAGCTGAAGGACATATCTTATGATGAGAAGAATTCAAAACTGACCTCTTACCTGATCATAGCGctggtctctgtctccacctttttcctgaccttcatcatcatcatcctgggtGTGAGGTTTTGTCGCAGGAGAAAGCCCAGGCTGTTGTTTGACGGAGCTGTCGCCATCCCCAGCGCTTATCTCCCTCCTAATTACGCAGATGTTGACGGCACAGGAACTTTACGCAGCACTTACAATTATGACGCCTACCTGACAACAGGTTCTCGAACCAGTGACTTTAAGTTCGTGACATCttacaatgacaacacactgccTGCTGACCAGACTCTGAGGAAAAGTCCTTCTGACTTCGCTGATCCGTTTGAAGACTTAAATTGTTCTCCTGAGGTAGGAACATGA
- the LOC117769769 gene encoding protocadherin gamma-A12-like has translation MVHKRCIIQSCGFVFFFVMVQYAHGDLSYSVQEELKRGSVIGNIAKDLGLEVGRLSARKARVDMEGNEREYCGINLRSGDLLVAERIDREEHCGEKPSCVLKFDLLLENPLELHRLSLQVQDVNDNAPIFPKDTVKLEIHESADRGAKYRINAAHDADIGKNSVESYILEQNPHFVFSIQTTSAGSKYGELVLNKELDREEQQEMKLLLTAVDGGSPQRSGTVAIHVIVLDANDNAPVFTEAVYTAAIPENSHLKTKIITVSASDADEGVNGEVTYEFSRLSDKSKKIFSLDEKTGEISVTGEIDYEDGSKYEVFVEAKDGYGLSSEAKVIIDITDVNDNAPVIYLKSLTNPIPENVSPGSEVGIINVQDRDSENNRQVRCFIQQNVPFKLVPSIKNYYSLVTTGQLDRELVSDYNITITATDEGSPPLSSSKTVQLSVADINDNPPVFEEQSYSAYVTENNKPGSTLCSVTARDPDWRQNGTVIYSLLPGEVNGAQVSSYLSVNGDTGGIHAVRLFDYEQFRSFKVHVMARDNGSPPLSSNVTVSVFISDVNDNSPQILYPAPEGNSFMTELVPKAAHGGSLVSKVIAVDADSGQNAWLSYHIVKSTDPGLFTIGVHSGEIRTQRDISVSDSMKQNLIVAVKDNGQPSLSATCSMYLLISDNLAEVPELKDISYDENNSKLTSYLIIALVSVSTFFLTFIIIILGVRFCRRRKPRLLFDGAVAIPSAYLPPNYADVDGTGTLRSTYNYDAYLTTGSRTSDFKFVTSYNDNTLPADQTLRKSPSDFADAFGDCDSSPECAPVNQ, from the exons ATGGTGCACAAACGGTGCATTATTCAAAGCTGCggctttgtctttttctttgttatgGTGCAGTACGCACACGGAGACCTGAGCTATTCGGTACAGGAGGAGCTGAAGCGCGGATCTGTTATTGGGAATATCGCTAAGGATCTCGGACTGGAAGTGGGAAGACTGTCTGCTCGCAAAGCTCGTGTTGACATGGAGGGAAACGAAAGAGAGTATTGTGGAATTAATCTTCGAAGCGGGGATTTATTGGTTGCGGAAAGAATAGACAGAGAGGAGCATTGTGGAGAAAAGCCTTCGTGCGTTCTGAAATTCGACTTGCTATTGGAGAATCCTTTGGAGTTACACCGGTTGTCTCTGCAGGTGCAGGACGTGAACGACAATGCACCAATTTTCCCGAAGGATACAGTAAAGCTGGAAATACACGAGTCAGCTGACAGAGGAGCTAAGTATCGCATTAACGCAGCTCACGATGCAGACATAGGCAAGAATTCAGTTGAAAGCTACATTTTGGAACAAAACcctcactttgtgtttagtATTCAGACGACAAGTGCAGGCAGTAAATATGGTGAATTGGTTTTAAATAAGGAGCTAGAccgagaggagcagcaggaaatgaaatTATTGCTCACGGCTGTGGATGGTGGCTCTCCTCAGAGATCCGGGACTGTAGCGATACACGTCATTGTACTAGATGCTAATGATAACGCCCCGGTGTTTACTGAGGCCGTTTATACAGCCGCAATACCAGAAAACTCGCATTTGAAAACCAAAATTATCACCGTAAGTGCATCAGACGCAGACGAAGGTGTCAATGGAGAGGTTACATATGAATTTAGCCGACTCTCTGATAAAtcaaaaaagatattttcactTGATGAGAAAACGGGAGAAATCAGTGTGACAGGCGAGATAGATTATGAAGACGGATCCAAATATGAAGTGTTTGTGGAAGCTAAAGATGGTTATGGGCTGTCTTCAGAAGCAAAAGTGATTATTGATATTACTGATGTGAATGACAATGCTCCAGTTATATATCTAAAGTCACTGACTAACCCCATACCTGAGAACGTGTCTCCTGGTTCAGAGGTGGGCATCATTAACGTGcaggacagagactctgagaatAACAGACAGGTTCGCTGCTTCATTcaacaaaatgtcccttttaagtTAGTTCCTtctattaaaaactattattctCTGGTGACCACAGGACAACTGGACCGTGAACTAGTGTCAGATTACAACATTACAATCACTGCCACTGACGAGggctctccacctctgtcctcctctaaaACTGTTCAGTTATCTGTAGCTGACATCAACGACAACCCACCTGTGTTTGAGGAACAGTCCTACAGCGCatatgtgactgaaaataacaaacctggCTCCACTTTATGTTCTGTTACTGCTCGAGACCCAGACTGGAGACAAAACGGTACAGTGATTTATTCCCTGTTACCAGGTGAGGTGAATGGTGCCCAGGTGTCCTCCTATCTATCAGTTAACGGAGACACGGGGGGGATCCACGCTGTGAGGTTGTTTGATTATGAACAGTTCAGGAGCTTTAAAGTCCACGTGATGGCCAGAGACAACGGTTCTCCTCCGCTCAGCAGCAACGTGACCGTCAGCGTCTTCATATCGGATGTGAACGACAACTCTCCTCAGATACTGTACCCCGCCCCGGAGGGCAACTCCTTCATGACCGAGCTGGTCCCCAAAGCTGCACACGGAGGCTCTCTGGTGTCCAAAGTGATCGCGGTGGACGCGGACTCCGGACAGAACGCCTGGCTGTCCTATCATATAGTTAAATCTACTGATCCGGGACTTTTCACTATTGGTGTCCACAGCGGAGAGATCAGGACACAGCGGGACATTTCGGTATCAGACAGCATGAAACAGAACCTCATTGTGGCGGTGAAAGATAACGGAcagccctctctgtctgccacctgctccatgtatttacttatttctgaTAACTTGGCTGAGGTGCCAGAGCTGAAGGACATTTCTTATGATGAGAATAATTCAAAACTGACCTCTTACCTGATCATCGCTTtggtctctgtctccacctttttcctgaccttcatcatcatcatcctgggtGTGAGGTTTTGTCGCAGGAGAAAGCCCAGACTGTTGTTTGACGGAGCTGTCGCCATCCCCAGCGCTTATCTCCCTCCTAATTACGCAGATGTTGATGGCACAGGAACTTTACGCAGCACTTACAATTATGACGCCTACCTGACAACAGGTTCCAGAACCAGTGACTTTAAGTTCGTGACATCttacaatgacaacacactgccTGCTGACCAGACTCTGAGGAAAAGTCCTTCTGACTTTGCTGATGCCTTTGGAGACTGTGATTCTTCTCCTGAG TGTGCACCAGTCAACCAGTAA